In Macaca fascicularis isolate 582-1 chromosome X, T2T-MFA8v1.1, one DNA window encodes the following:
- the BEX3 gene encoding protein BEX3 isoform X2: protein MEQPMQNGEEDRPLGGGEGHQPAGNRRGQARRLAPNFRWAIPNRQINDGMGGDGDDMEIFMEEMREIRRKLRELQLRNCLRILMGELSNHHDHHDEFCLMP from the coding sequence CCTATGCAGAATGGAGAGGAAGACCGCCCTTTGGGAGGAGGTGAAGGCCACCAGCCTGCAGGAAATCGACGGGGACAGGCGCGCCGACTTGCCCCTAATTTTCGATGGGCCATACCCAATAGGCAGATCAATGATGGGATGGGTGGAGATGGAGATGATATGGAAATATTCATGGAGGAGATGAGAGAAATCAGGAGAAAACTTAGGGAGCTGCAGTTGAGGAATTGTCTGCGTATCCTTATGGGGGAGCTCTCTAATCACCATGACCATCATGATGAATTTTGCCTTATGCCTTGA